A single region of the Anaerobranca californiensis DSM 14826 genome encodes:
- a CDS encoding phosphatase: protein MKITADLHTHTIASGHAYSTLLEMAKAASDKGLEMLATTDHGPNMPGAPHPYHFGNMRVVPKEIHGVEILRGVEANILDKEGNIDLPLHFQRNLDIVLGGFHYPCYNSGSVEENTRAAINAMIHSKIDVLVHPGNPEFQLDPEKVVQAAKENNVLIEINNSSLGEGSRKGSYDNCLEIAKTVAKYNWIVSLGSDAHIVFDVGNFTKALTLIEKAGLKEENIINTDIRKIKEFLKSRKRPRFIED, encoded by the coding sequence TTGAAAATTACAGCAGATTTACACACCCATACTATAGCAAGTGGTCATGCTTATAGTACTTTATTGGAAATGGCTAAAGCCGCCAGTGATAAAGGGTTAGAAATGCTGGCAACTACAGATCATGGGCCTAATATGCCAGGAGCACCCCATCCATACCATTTTGGTAATATGAGGGTGGTTCCAAAGGAAATACATGGTGTAGAAATCCTTAGGGGTGTAGAAGCAAATATTTTAGACAAAGAGGGAAATATCGATTTACCCCTCCACTTTCAAAGGAACCTCGATATTGTGTTAGGTGGTTTTCACTATCCTTGTTATAACTCCGGTAGTGTAGAAGAAAACACTAGGGCTGCCATTAATGCTATGATTCATTCTAAAATCGATGTTTTAGTACATCCCGGCAATCCCGAATTTCAATTAGATCCAGAAAAAGTGGTTCAAGCAGCAAAGGAAAACAATGTCCTAATAGAGATAAATAATAGTTCATTAGGGGAAGGAAGTAGAAAAGGAAGTTATGATAATTGTCTAGAGATTGCAAAGACTGTAGCAAAATATAATTGGATAGTATCTTTAGGTAGTGATGCCCATATTGTTTTTGATGTAGGTAACTTTACTAAAGCTTTAACATTAATTGAAAAAGCGGGCTTAAAAGAGGAAAATATAATCAATACTGATATTAGAAAGATAAAAGAATTTTTAAAATCTCGTAAAAGACCAAGATTTATAGAAGATTAA
- a CDS encoding ROK family protein: MEKLIIGVDLGGTNIAAALVKNDGSIVEKISNPTEANKGKDMVITNLMATIEELLGYVEDNKKIKGIGIGIPGVCDIEKGLVKFAPNLFWENVEIVKILESKFNLPVFIDNDANAAALGEVWCGAGKGKKNIVCITLGTGVGCGIILNGAIFHGAGNGAGELGHITVKEDGPKCNCGNNGCLEVLVAAPAIAKMGKEALLKGDTLLKTITDREKLTAKDVFDAAKKGDKVCLDIIGNVANNLGLAIANVINILNPEMIIIGGGVAAAGDILFNPLKEVVAKRALKDLYKDVEIVSAQLGNNAGIIGAAALVK; encoded by the coding sequence ATGGAAAAGTTAATTATCGGCGTGGATTTAGGAGGAACAAATATAGCAGCAGCTTTAGTAAAAAATGATGGTAGTATAGTAGAGAAAATTTCTAATCCAACAGAGGCAAATAAGGGTAAAGATATGGTGATAACTAATCTAATGGCTACTATTGAGGAACTGTTAGGTTATGTAGAAGATAATAAGAAAATCAAAGGTATTGGTATCGGAATTCCAGGTGTTTGTGATATAGAAAAAGGGCTAGTAAAATTTGCACCAAACCTTTTTTGGGAAAATGTAGAGATAGTCAAAATATTAGAAAGTAAATTTAATTTACCTGTCTTTATTGACAATGATGCCAATGCCGCTGCTTTAGGTGAAGTATGGTGTGGAGCAGGTAAAGGAAAGAAGAACATCGTCTGTATTACCCTTGGAACTGGAGTAGGTTGTGGAATTATCTTAAATGGAGCAATTTTTCATGGAGCTGGCAATGGTGCAGGAGAATTAGGCCACATAACGGTAAAAGAAGATGGTCCTAAATGTAATTGTGGTAATAATGGCTGTTTAGAGGTTTTAGTGGCTGCACCGGCTATAGCAAAAATGGGTAAAGAAGCTTTGTTAAAGGGTGATACCTTATTAAAAACTATCACTGATAGGGAAAAATTAACGGCTAAAGATGTTTTCGATGCTGCTAAAAAGGGAGACAAAGTTTGTTTAGATATAATTGGAAATGTCGCTAATAATTTAGGGTTAGCTATTGCTAATGTCATAAATATTTTAAATCCTGAAATGATCATTATCGGTGGTGGAGTAGCGGCAGCAGGGGATATATTGTTTAACCCATTAAAAGAAGTTGTTGCTAAAAGGGCTTTGAAGGATTTATATAAAGATGTAGAAATAGTGTCTGCCCAATTAGGTAATAATGCAGGAATCATAGGAGCGGCAGCTTTGGTTAAATAG
- a CDS encoding PHP domain-containing protein, which produces MKIIGDYHTHTKYSHGKGTIEENVVMAIKRGLKEIGIAEHGPRVLFVGVSEKKLHKIADEIENLRTKYKEIKILFNIEANLIDIHGNIDVPPSILPRLDMLLVGFHPNILPTYHYLPLAYNNFLASFSSHNLEKARKLNTMALVNAVNKYKIDIITHPGHRIHIDTGLLAKACANRNTALEINCRQGEKIKDFVEVALKEGVKFYINSDAHKPEDVGNFEEGIEIAKKLNIPKEFIVNSN; this is translated from the coding sequence TTGAAGATAATAGGTGATTATCATACCCATACAAAATACAGTCATGGCAAGGGAACTATAGAAGAAAATGTAGTTATGGCTATCAAGAGAGGTTTAAAGGAAATTGGTATTGCTGAACATGGACCGCGGGTTCTATTTGTTGGGGTATCAGAAAAAAAACTACATAAAATTGCCGATGAAATTGAAAATTTAAGGACTAAGTATAAAGAAATAAAAATCCTCTTTAACATTGAAGCTAATCTAATAGATATCCATGGTAATATCGATGTTCCCCCTAGTATTTTGCCCCGTTTAGATATGTTACTGGTAGGTTTTCATCCCAATATACTCCCAACCTATCATTATTTACCTTTAGCATATAACAATTTTTTAGCTTCTTTTAGTTCCCACAATTTAGAAAAGGCCCGGAAGCTAAATACTATGGCTTTAGTAAATGCTGTCAATAAGTATAAGATTGATATTATTACCCATCCCGGCCATAGAATCCATATTGATACTGGCCTTTTAGCAAAGGCTTGTGCTAATAGAAATACTGCTTTAGAAATCAATTGTCGACAAGGTGAGAAAATTAAAGATTTTGTAGAAGTGGCTTTAAAAGAAGGGGTGAAATTTTATATAAATTCAGATGCCCATAAACCTGAAGATGTGGGGAATTTTGAAGAAGGAATAGAAATTGCTAAAAAGCTAAATATACCTAAAGAATTCATCGTTAACAGCAACTAA
- the rapZ gene encoding RNase adapter RapZ, with amino-acid sequence MEFVIVTGMSGAGKTLALRSFEDLGYFCIDNLPPALIPKFADLCAQSEGNITKVAIVVDIRGGQFFKDLNFILQNNSFQFKILFLEAKDDVLIRRFKETRRTHPLALDDRIVDGIAKEREMLEGLRDKANIVIDTSDFTGHQLIAKIKELFKGADTKDLLITIISFGFKYGIPLDSDMVFDVRFLPNPFYDENLKNYTGNDKNVQDYIMAAKQTSVFLRKLEDMIDFLIPYYKEEGKSQLIISIGCTGGKHRSVTVANKLKEKLQKDGKLAKTFHRDIDKGK; translated from the coding sequence ATGGAATTTGTAATTGTTACAGGAATGTCTGGAGCGGGAAAAACATTGGCTTTAAGAAGTTTTGAAGATTTAGGGTATTTTTGTATTGATAACCTCCCCCCTGCCCTTATCCCTAAATTTGCCGACCTTTGTGCCCAATCTGAAGGTAATATTACAAAAGTGGCGATAGTGGTAGATATTCGGGGTGGGCAATTTTTCAAAGATTTAAATTTTATATTACAAAATAATAGCTTCCAATTTAAAATTCTCTTTTTGGAAGCTAAAGATGATGTATTAATTAGACGTTTTAAAGAGACCCGAAGAACCCATCCATTAGCTTTGGATGATCGGATAGTAGATGGTATTGCTAAAGAAAGGGAAATGTTGGAAGGTCTTAGGGACAAAGCTAATATAGTCATAGATACATCGGATTTCACTGGACATCAATTGATTGCTAAAATTAAAGAGTTGTTTAAAGGTGCTGATACCAAAGACCTGTTAATAACTATTATTTCCTTTGGGTTTAAATATGGAATTCCTTTGGATTCTGATATGGTATTTGATGTTCGCTTTTTACCTAATCCCTTTTATGATGAAAATTTAAAAAATTACACTGGAAATGATAAAAATGTTCAAGATTATATAATGGCAGCTAAGCAGACATCGGTTTTTTTACGTAAGTTAGAAGATATGATCGATTTTTTGATACCTTATTACAAAGAAGAAGGGAAAAGTCAGTTAATTATTTCTATTGGCTGCACCGGTGGAAAACATCGCTCTGTAACAGTGGCTAATAAACTTAAGGAAAAATTACAAAAGGATGGCAAATTAGCGAAAACATTCCATAGAGATATTGATAAAGGTAAATAA
- a CDS encoding gluconeogenesis factor YvcK family protein — protein sequence MKWLYPGLGIKRWILAMLLSLILFLFSFTTIILGVKDITTLWKYKLEGFFYHLGGYVYVFSIISGIVSLIILVFAFIKTNQAIIRFLLPKEAEDAKIVNLMYNHRFLKRGPKLVVIGGGTGLSVLLRGLKKYTSNITAVVTVADDGGSSGRIRGEMGILPPGDIRNCLIALSESEPILEKVFQHRFKTGVGLEGHNLGNLFLAAFTEIMGFEQAVKEMAKVLAVRGKVLPVTLENIVLQAKLKDGGIVWGESNISKSRIPIEKISIIPSYAKPLEDTIQAIKEADAIILGPGSLYTSIIPNLLVTGIEEAIKKSKRPVYYVCNIMTQRGETENYTALDHVEAIYKHTSSRFIDYIVVNNKEITSRQKYLYILEDSVPVKIDKDKLAASKVKVLEGDLLAQSNQVRHDPDKLARIILTNLLKEHFRSRSFIDRILLERKLSLKSD from the coding sequence GTGAAGTGGTTATACCCAGGTTTAGGGATAAAAAGGTGGATTTTAGCTATGCTCTTATCCCTAATCCTTTTCTTGTTTAGTTTTACAACAATAATTTTAGGGGTTAAGGATATCACCACTTTATGGAAATATAAATTGGAGGGGTTTTTTTACCATTTAGGGGGATATGTTTATGTCTTTTCTATAATTTCTGGAATTGTAAGTTTAATCATTTTAGTTTTTGCTTTTATTAAAACTAACCAGGCAATTATAAGATTTCTCCTACCTAAAGAGGCTGAAGATGCTAAAATTGTAAATCTTATGTATAATCATAGGTTTTTAAAACGGGGGCCTAAACTAGTGGTCATAGGTGGAGGGACAGGGCTTTCTGTTTTATTGAGGGGTCTAAAAAAATATACATCTAATATCACTGCTGTGGTTACAGTGGCCGATGATGGAGGGAGTTCAGGTAGAATTAGGGGGGAAATGGGGATTTTACCTCCAGGAGATATTAGGAATTGTTTAATTGCCCTGTCAGAATCAGAACCTATTTTAGAAAAGGTATTTCAACACAGATTTAAAACTGGGGTTGGTCTAGAAGGCCATAATTTAGGGAATTTGTTTTTAGCTGCTTTTACCGAGATAATGGGTTTTGAACAGGCAGTTAAGGAAATGGCAAAGGTTTTGGCAGTAAGGGGTAAAGTTTTGCCTGTAACTTTAGAAAATATTGTCCTACAAGCTAAATTAAAAGATGGTGGGATAGTTTGGGGTGAATCTAATATTTCTAAAAGCAGAATTCCCATTGAAAAAATAAGCATTATTCCTAGTTATGCTAAACCGTTAGAAGATACTATTCAAGCTATTAAAGAAGCTGATGCCATTATTTTAGGTCCTGGTAGTTTATATACTAGTATCATACCTAACTTGTTGGTTACAGGGATTGAAGAAGCTATTAAAAAAAGCAAAAGGCCGGTATACTATGTCTGTAATATCATGACACAGAGGGGGGAAACGGAAAACTACACTGCCCTTGACCATGTAGAGGCCATATATAAACATACGAGTTCTCGATTTATAGATTATATTGTAGTTAACAATAAAGAAATAACATCTCGACAAAAATATTTATATATCCTAGAAGATTCTGTTCCAGTTAAAATTGATAAAGATAAGTTGGCAGCTTCGAAGGTTAAAGTCCTTGAAGGTGATTTACTGGCTCAATCAAATCAAGTTCGCCATGATCCCGATAAGTTAGCACGGATTATCCTAACTAATTTGTTAAAAGAACATTTTCGTAGTAGATCCTTTATTGATAGAATTCTTTTGGAAAGAAAGTTATCTTTAAAATCTGACTAG
- the whiA gene encoding DNA-binding protein WhiA, which translates to MAITSFSANIKSELCRIKSPLCCVKSELAALCLINGTVQINSRQGIVLNVVTENATIAKRIYTLIKEAFDINSSIFVRRKTKLKKNNSYLVEVNGKENVENLLDNLYLLGSGQGVKERIHNQLLKKRCCKRAFIRGSFLASGSVNNPDTASYHCEINVSSANHCEYLVGLFKTFHLRVKSFQRRNNYVIYLKDSDDIVDFLNIIGAHNALLTFENARVYKEMRNNVNRVVNCETANLNKIVDAAQKQIEQIKIIEKTIGLDNLPQTLKEVALERLRDPSLSLKEIGERLNPPVGKSGINHRFKRIQKIAEDILKDNLKEGE; encoded by the coding sequence ATGGCAATCACCTCTTTTTCTGCTAATATAAAATCTGAGTTATGTCGTATAAAAAGCCCCCTTTGTTGTGTTAAAAGTGAATTGGCAGCCCTTTGTTTGATTAACGGTACAGTACAGATAAATTCCCGGCAAGGGATAGTATTAAATGTTGTCACAGAAAATGCCACTATAGCTAAAAGGATATATACCCTTATTAAGGAAGCCTTTGATATCAATAGTAGTATTTTTGTTCGCCGGAAAACAAAATTGAAAAAGAATAATAGTTATCTTGTGGAAGTTAATGGGAAGGAAAATGTGGAAAATCTTCTAGATAATCTGTACCTTTTAGGTAGTGGTCAAGGGGTAAAAGAAAGGATTCACAATCAGTTGTTGAAAAAACGCTGTTGTAAAAGGGCTTTTATTAGGGGGAGTTTTTTGGCTTCTGGTTCTGTCAATAATCCAGATACCGCTAGTTATCATTGTGAAATAAATGTAAGTTCAGCTAACCATTGTGAATATTTAGTGGGTTTATTTAAAACATTCCATTTAAGGGTTAAAAGTTTTCAAAGGAGAAATAATTATGTCATCTACTTAAAAGATAGTGATGATATAGTGGATTTCCTCAATATTATAGGTGCCCACAATGCTTTACTAACCTTTGAAAATGCCAGGGTATATAAAGAAATGCGGAATAATGTTAACAGAGTTGTTAACTGTGAAACAGCTAATTTAAATAAAATCGTCGATGCAGCACAAAAACAAATAGAGCAAATTAAAATTATAGAAAAAACTATAGGCCTTGACAATTTACCACAAACTTTAAAGGAGGTGGCTTTAGAGAGGTTAAGGGATCCTTCTTTGAGTTTAAAAGAAATAGGGGAAAGATTAAATCCGCCAGTTGGAAAATCAGGAATAAATCACAGATTTAAGCGTATACAAAAAATAGCAGAGGATATCCTTAAGGATAATTTAAAAGAGGGGGAATAA
- a CDS encoding HPr family phosphocarrier protein gives MVEAKGVIKIPIGLHARPAVVFIQKASEFVSNIKLVKDQFEVDGKSIMGVMSLALGYSEEVIIRAEGEDEQQAVETLIKLLEELA, from the coding sequence GTGGTAGAAGCTAAAGGGGTTATAAAGATTCCTATAGGGCTGCACGCAAGACCTGCTGTAGTATTTATTCAAAAAGCTAGTGAATTTGTCAGTAATATAAAATTGGTTAAAGATCAATTTGAAGTCGATGGAAAAAGTATAATGGGGGTAATGTCATTAGCTTTAGGATATAGTGAGGAAGTAATTATTCGGGCAGAAGGGGAAGATGAACAACAAGCGGTGGAGACATTGATTAAACTTTTAGAGGAACTGGCATAA
- the rpmE gene encoding 50S ribosomal protein L31, with product MKAGIHPNYQTTTIQCACGAKYVTGSTKKDLRVEICSNCHPFYTGVQKVVDTTGRIEKFMEKYNKKR from the coding sequence ATGAAAGCTGGTATCCACCCTAATTACCAAACCACCACTATTCAATGTGCCTGTGGAGCAAAATATGTAACAGGATCCACAAAAAAAGATCTAAGGGTAGAAATTTGTTCTAATTGTCATCCTTTTTATACCGGTGTACAAAAGGTTGTAGACACTACCGGTAGAATAGAAAAATTTATGGAAAAATACAATAAAAAAAGATAA
- the rpoN gene encoding RNA polymerase factor sigma-54, with protein MKLDFSLQIQQVQKLLMTPQLKQAIKILQMPALELQEYIQQKVEENPVLEVIEEQENDIYIDKKNFDKKKETSNEDIIDWQEYFNERHYEEVSFGKERVERDSFETYTKKEKTFWEYFEEQMGMLNLCKKGEKIAEYIIGSLDENGYLRTSVEEIAQNLGVKDSEVELVLKKVQQLEPGIAARSLKECLLLQIQYRKDAPHHTQCVIENYLELVGEMKLPKLAETLNLSLLEVQEIVDYIKKLNPRPGLAFASNMDNRYIQPDVYIVEHGEEYMVIVNDSIVPRLKINNYYKSLLNHGNVQEQQYIKDNLNSAYNLLKAIEQRKRTLQQVVEFIVSYQREFFKHGIKYLKPLRLKDVAESLNIHESTVCRATNGKYADTPRGIFELKYFFSGSLGSNCGEEISTMGIKKRIIEMIEKEDKSKPLSDQQIADILQKEGVNISRRTVAKYRDEANIPSSAKRKRYK; from the coding sequence ATGAAATTGGATTTTAGTTTACAGATCCAACAGGTACAAAAATTGTTAATGACTCCACAATTGAAGCAAGCCATTAAAATATTGCAAATGCCTGCTTTGGAACTGCAAGAATATATTCAACAAAAGGTGGAAGAAAATCCAGTTTTAGAAGTCATTGAAGAACAGGAAAATGATATCTATATTGATAAAAAAAACTTTGATAAAAAGAAGGAAACTTCAAATGAAGATATTATTGATTGGCAAGAATATTTTAATGAAAGGCATTATGAAGAAGTTAGTTTTGGTAAAGAAAGGGTGGAAAGGGATAGTTTTGAAACCTATACCAAAAAAGAAAAAACCTTTTGGGAATATTTCGAAGAACAAATGGGCATGCTCAATCTTTGTAAAAAAGGAGAAAAAATTGCTGAATATATTATTGGTAGTTTAGATGAAAATGGTTATTTACGGACTTCTGTAGAAGAAATTGCCCAGAACTTAGGGGTAAAAGACAGTGAGGTGGAGTTAGTTTTAAAGAAAGTCCAGCAGTTAGAGCCGGGGATAGCTGCAAGGAGTTTAAAGGAATGTTTATTATTGCAAATTCAGTATAGAAAAGATGCTCCCCACCACACCCAATGTGTAATTGAAAACTACCTTGAATTAGTAGGAGAAATGAAACTTCCTAAACTGGCAGAAACCCTAAATTTATCATTACTAGAAGTTCAAGAAATAGTGGATTACATTAAAAAATTAAATCCACGGCCAGGTTTAGCCTTTGCTTCCAACATGGATAACCGTTATATTCAACCTGATGTCTATATTGTGGAGCATGGAGAGGAATATATGGTAATAGTTAATGATAGCATTGTCCCTAGATTAAAAATTAACAATTATTATAAATCCCTTTTAAATCATGGCAATGTTCAGGAACAACAGTACATTAAAGATAACTTAAATAGTGCCTATAATTTATTAAAAGCAATAGAACAAAGGAAAAGGACATTACAACAGGTAGTGGAATTTATTGTAAGTTATCAAAGGGAGTTTTTTAAACACGGGATAAAATATTTAAAACCTTTAAGATTGAAAGATGTCGCGGAAAGCTTAAATATTCATGAATCAACTGTCTGTAGAGCGACAAATGGAAAATATGCCGATACTCCTAGGGGGATATTTGAATTAAAATACTTTTTCAGTGGCAGTTTAGGATCTAACTGTGGAGAAGAAATTTCCACAATGGGTATAAAGAAGAGAATAATTGAAATGATAGAAAAGGAAGATAAAAGTAAGCCTTTAAGTGATCAGCAAATAGCCGATATTTTGCAAAAAGAAGGTGTAAATATTTCTAGAAGAACGGTGGCTAAATATCGGGATGAGGCAAATATCCCTTCTTCTGCAAAGAGGAAACGATATAAATAA
- a CDS encoding HDIG domain-containing metalloprotein: MQGRIKQFIKAITAKVTVEDEKFLNKYLKEERLKGLFRQLPTFEQRHSLDVAYTILEKYSFNLDDNEKKLLIQGALLHDIGKLKIGLNPITKSMAVVMDKLFPQIAKKLTFIKFIDGYYNHPKKGGQILKKYKLSSELIYLVENHHNDKANHGHLGKLIKILMECDDLN, from the coding sequence TTGCAAGGGAGAATAAAACAGTTTATAAAAGCTATAACTGCAAAGGTGACTGTAGAAGATGAAAAATTTTTGAATAAATATTTAAAAGAGGAAAGGTTAAAGGGGTTGTTCCGCCAACTACCTACCTTTGAACAGCGACATTCTTTAGATGTGGCATATACCATTTTGGAAAAATATAGTTTCAATCTAGATGATAATGAAAAAAAATTACTTATCCAAGGGGCATTACTCCACGACATCGGAAAACTTAAAATAGGGTTAAATCCCATAACAAAGTCTATGGCAGTAGTAATGGATAAGCTCTTTCCCCAAATAGCTAAAAAGTTGACATTTATAAAATTCATAGATGGATATTATAACCACCCCAAAAAAGGTGGCCAAATATTAAAAAAATACAAACTGTCTTCTGAACTTATTTACCTGGTGGAAAATCATCATAATGATAAAGCTAATCATGGGCATTTAGGAAAGCTAATTAAAATATTGATGGAATGTGATGATTTAAATTAA
- a CDS encoding sugar-binding transcriptional regulator translates to MKPIIQIQKKIAPETIEIIKKRHNILRTIAHLQPIGRRGLASQMGLGERVLRTEIEFLKSQGFININPSGMNLTEEGIDLLAEMADYVKELLDLKNIEEQLEINLGIGQVNIVPGDSNENPLVKKELGKAAAKVLQRFVNDGDIIAVTGGTTIATIPENLPKLSKNVLVVPGRGALGEKVEIQANTIVAAMATQLGGNYKMLHVPENLSPEAMEKLTEDPKIQEVLEAIRKANILIHGIGDALEMAKRRGTSEENLRLLEEKEAVAEAFGYYFDKDGKIVHQSNSIGLKLEDLEKIPLIIAIAGGKDKAKAIKSIAASKKQHILITDEGAALELLKLCQS, encoded by the coding sequence ATGAAGCCAATTATCCAGATACAGAAAAAAATTGCCCCAGAGACCATTGAAATTATTAAAAAGAGGCATAATATATTAAGAACTATTGCTCATCTTCAACCTATTGGTAGAAGGGGTTTAGCAAGTCAGATGGGATTAGGGGAACGGGTTTTAAGGACAGAAATAGAGTTTTTGAAATCCCAAGGTTTTATCAATATAAATCCTTCAGGTATGAATCTTACAGAAGAAGGAATTGATTTGTTAGCAGAAATGGCTGACTATGTGAAAGAGTTACTAGATCTTAAAAATATTGAAGAACAGCTAGAAATAAACTTAGGAATAGGACAAGTAAATATTGTCCCTGGAGACAGCAATGAAAATCCTCTAGTTAAAAAAGAGTTAGGAAAAGCTGCTGCAAAGGTATTGCAAAGGTTTGTCAATGATGGAGATATCATCGCAGTTACTGGAGGGACTACAATAGCCACTATTCCAGAGAATTTACCTAAACTATCAAAAAATGTCCTAGTAGTTCCAGGACGTGGAGCTTTGGGAGAAAAAGTGGAAATTCAAGCTAATACCATTGTTGCTGCCATGGCCACCCAATTAGGGGGCAATTACAAAATGCTCCATGTACCAGAAAATTTAAGTCCTGAAGCTATGGAAAAGTTGACAGAAGATCCTAAAATCCAAGAAGTACTAGAGGCTATAAGGAAGGCTAATATATTGATCCACGGCATAGGAGATGCCTTAGAAATGGCTAAAAGGCGTGGGACATCAGAAGAAAACCTTAGATTATTAGAAGAAAAAGAAGCGGTGGCAGAAGCCTTTGGCTATTATTTCGATAAAGATGGCAAAATAGTTCATCAATCAAATAGTATTGGCTTGAAGCTAGAAGATTTAGAGAAAATACCATTGATAATTGCCATTGCCGGTGGAAAAGATAAAGCTAAAGCAATTAAATCAATCGCTGCCAGCAAAAAACAACATATTTTAATAACCGATGAAGGGGCAGCATTAGAATTATTAAAACTTTGTCAATCCTAG
- the gap gene encoding type I glyceraldehyde-3-phosphate dehydrogenase, which yields MTVRVGINGFGSIGRRVFRIAHNNPKIEIVAINDLTDAKTLAHLLKYDTNYGTFEADVKSEGNYIIVDGKKVEVTAHRNPADIPWGEKGVDVVIEATGVFRSKDKCQAHIDAGAKKVLITAPAKNEDITIVMGVNEKDYDPAKHHIISNASCTTNCLAPFAKVINDKFGIVKGLMTTVHSYTNDQRLLDLPHDDLRRARAAAQSIIPTTTGAAQAVALVLPELKGKFNGFAMRVPTPTVSVVDMTVELAKPATAEEINAALKEAAEGELKGILHYSEEPLVSSDYKGSPYSSIIDGLSTMAIGDNMAKIVSWYDNEWGYSCRVVDLILYMAEKGI from the coding sequence GTGACTGTAAGAGTAGGTATAAACGGTTTTGGAAGTATTGGAAGAAGGGTGTTCAGAATTGCCCACAACAACCCAAAAATTGAAATTGTTGCTATTAACGACTTGACTGATGCTAAAACTTTAGCTCATCTATTAAAATACGACACAAATTATGGAACATTTGAAGCTGATGTAAAATCTGAAGGTAACTATATTATAGTAGATGGCAAAAAAGTAGAAGTAACTGCCCACAGAAACCCTGCAGATATTCCATGGGGTGAAAAAGGTGTAGATGTAGTAATTGAAGCAACAGGTGTATTTAGAAGTAAAGATAAATGCCAAGCCCACATCGATGCTGGTGCTAAAAAAGTTCTTATTACTGCTCCAGCTAAAAATGAAGATATCACTATCGTTATGGGGGTTAATGAAAAGGACTATGATCCAGCAAAACATCACATCATTTCCAATGCATCTTGCACAACTAACTGTTTAGCACCTTTTGCTAAAGTTATTAACGATAAATTTGGTATTGTTAAAGGTCTTATGACTACTGTTCACTCATATACAAATGACCAAAGACTTTTAGACTTACCCCATGATGATTTAAGAAGAGCTAGAGCAGCTGCTCAATCTATCATCCCAACTACCACCGGTGCTGCTCAGGCTGTAGCTTTAGTTTTACCAGAACTTAAAGGGAAGTTCAATGGTTTTGCTATGAGGGTTCCAACTCCAACTGTTTCTGTTGTTGATATGACTGTAGAATTAGCTAAACCAGCTACTGCTGAAGAAATCAATGCTGCTTTAAAAGAAGCTGCTGAAGGCGAATTAAAAGGAATTTTACATTACAGTGAAGAGCCATTAGTATCTTCTGACTACAAAGGTTCTCCATATTCTTCAATTATTGATGGTTTATCAACTATGGCAATTGGTGACAACATGGCAAAAATTGTTTCTTGGTATGACAATGAGTGGGGTTACTCTTGCCGTGTAGTAGACTTAATCCTTTACATGGCTGAAAAAGGTATTTAG